Proteins co-encoded in one Marinobacter qingdaonensis genomic window:
- the ccmI gene encoding c-type cytochrome biogenesis protein CcmI gives MTETFWIAATVLIVLALAFVLYPVLFHSAGARERADLRNQNLMAYRSRMKELDSEYQAGLLDDENYRQLKEELAGAMLDDVQDEALVKPVPSGRKTAIAVGLIAILLFPAATYVLYQEWGAMDQVEQFLAMQQIGETDQARQSQMQDLTRQLRERLEASPDNPDGWAMLGQSYMRLEQYGDAAQAFRRLANYAPDERARAVALGLAAQALFFQSQGAMTDTVTQAIEDARALNPDEVNALGLLGIHAFSQQEYRNAIGYWERIVTVAPDHPQLASIQDGIREAYVRLGEEPPAMASAAPSGPGVTVRVSIADAFQDQVADDTVLFVFARRQDGAGGPPLAITRLTAADLPAEVRLDDSQAMSPDAKISAVDRVMVTARLSRSGNAIAQPGDWQGSLDAPADVGPATGEPVELVIDQQLTD, from the coding sequence ATGACTGAAACCTTCTGGATTGCCGCCACGGTCCTCATCGTTCTTGCCCTGGCGTTCGTGCTCTATCCGGTGCTGTTTCACAGTGCCGGCGCCCGGGAACGCGCCGATCTCCGTAACCAGAACCTGATGGCCTACCGCAGCCGGATGAAAGAGCTGGATTCGGAGTACCAGGCCGGCTTGCTGGACGACGAGAATTACCGGCAGCTGAAGGAAGAGCTGGCTGGGGCCATGCTGGACGATGTCCAGGATGAGGCGCTGGTTAAGCCGGTGCCCAGCGGCCGGAAAACCGCGATTGCCGTCGGACTGATTGCCATTCTGCTGTTCCCGGCGGCCACCTATGTGCTGTACCAGGAGTGGGGCGCCATGGACCAGGTGGAGCAGTTCCTGGCCATGCAGCAGATCGGCGAGACCGACCAGGCCCGCCAGAGCCAGATGCAGGACCTGACCCGCCAGCTGCGGGAGCGGCTGGAAGCCAGCCCGGACAATCCCGATGGCTGGGCTATGCTTGGCCAGAGCTACATGCGCCTGGAGCAGTATGGCGACGCCGCCCAAGCGTTCCGGCGCCTGGCCAATTACGCCCCGGACGAAAGGGCCCGGGCCGTGGCTCTGGGCCTGGCTGCCCAGGCGCTGTTTTTCCAGAGTCAGGGGGCCATGACCGACACCGTGACCCAGGCCATCGAAGACGCCCGAGCGCTCAATCCGGACGAGGTCAACGCCCTGGGGCTGCTGGGTATTCACGCTTTCAGCCAGCAGGAGTACCGGAACGCCATTGGGTATTGGGAGCGCATTGTGACGGTGGCGCCGGATCACCCGCAGCTGGCGTCGATCCAGGATGGTATTCGTGAAGCCTACGTTCGCCTGGGTGAGGAGCCGCCGGCGATGGCGAGTGCCGCGCCCAGTGGTCCGGGCGTGACCGTCCGGGTGTCCATTGCCGACGCTTTTCAGGATCAGGTCGCGGATGACACCGTGCTGTTCGTGTTCGCCCGGCGCCAGGACGGGGCCGGTGGCCCGCCGCTGGCCATTACCCGTTTGACCGCCGCTGACTTGCCCGCGGAAGTACGCCTGGACGACAGCCAGGCCATGTCACCTGACGCCAAGATCTCCGCCGTCGACCGGGTCATGGTTACCGCCCGGTTGAGCCGCTCCGGCAATGCCATCGCCCAGCCCGGGGATTGGCAGGGCAGTCTGGACGCGCCGGCCGATGTCGGCCCGGCCACCGGCGAGCCGGTCGAACTGGTGATCGATCAACAGCTCACCGACTGA
- a CDS encoding DsbE family thiol:disulfide interchange protein, which produces MKRFFLFLPLVVAVVLGMVLFAGIGKDPTKLDSALVGQPVPAFSLEDLDNPGQQLDASLFQGQVQLLNVWGTWCPACRDEHDDLMWLAREQGVSIVGLNYKDNRDDALVWLDRLGDPYSTNIYDPQGRLGFDLGVYGAPETFVIDAQGVVRYRHVGVVNKKVWQDTLLPVINQVREQG; this is translated from the coding sequence GTGAAACGGTTTTTTCTGTTCCTCCCTCTGGTTGTCGCCGTGGTCCTGGGCATGGTGCTGTTTGCCGGCATCGGCAAGGACCCCACCAAACTGGATTCCGCGCTGGTCGGGCAGCCGGTGCCGGCCTTCAGCCTGGAAGACCTGGACAACCCGGGCCAGCAACTGGACGCCTCCCTGTTCCAGGGGCAGGTGCAGCTGCTGAACGTCTGGGGGACCTGGTGCCCGGCTTGCCGGGACGAACACGACGACCTGATGTGGCTGGCCCGGGAGCAGGGTGTGTCCATCGTTGGCCTGAACTACAAGGACAACCGGGACGACGCGCTGGTCTGGCTCGACCGCCTGGGCGACCCCTACAGCACCAACATCTACGATCCCCAGGGCCGACTCGGCTTTGACCTGGGAGTGTACGGGGCGCCCGAGACCTTCGTGATCGACGCCCAGGGCGTGGTCCGTTACCGGCACGTGGGTGTGGTCAACAAGAAGGTCTGGCAGGACACCCTGCTGCCGGTGATCAACCAGGTTCGGGAGCAAGGCTGA
- the ccmE gene encoding cytochrome c maturation protein CcmE: MHPIRKKRLTIVLFLLVGLAIAVGLTTYALRQNINLFYDPSQISAGEAPVDVRIRAGGMVEEGSVLRDPDSLKVEFRVTDFSASVPVVYEGILPDLFAEGQGVVAMGRLNGEGRFVADQVLAKHDENYMPPEVADALAKAEQRQRAADQADETTAY; encoded by the coding sequence ATGCACCCGATCCGAAAAAAACGGCTGACCATCGTCCTCTTTCTGCTTGTTGGCCTGGCCATTGCCGTGGGCCTGACCACTTACGCGCTGCGCCAGAACATCAACCTGTTCTACGACCCCAGCCAGATCTCCGCCGGTGAGGCGCCGGTGGACGTGCGCATCCGTGCCGGTGGCATGGTGGAGGAAGGCTCGGTCCTGCGCGACCCGGACAGCCTGAAGGTCGAATTCCGGGTCACCGATTTCAGCGCCTCGGTGCCGGTGGTGTACGAGGGCATCCTGCCGGACCTGTTTGCCGAAGGGCAGGGCGTGGTGGCCATGGGCCGGCTGAACGGTGAGGGCCGCTTTGTCGCCGACCAGGTGCTGGCCAAGCACGACGAGAACTACATGCCTCCGGAGGTGGCCGACGCGCTGGCCAAAGCCGAGCAGCGCCAGCGCGCCGCCGACCAGGCCGATGAAACCACCGCTTACTGA
- a CDS encoding cytochrome c-type biogenesis protein — protein sequence MVRMLSVLLLVLLSPLAQAEVANVYEFDTAEQEQRFQDLIVELRCPKCQNQNIADSNAPISKDMRAEVYRRMRAGASNDEIVDALVARFGEFILYKPQVEKRTILLWATPAIAVLGGLLVVAGVVLRARRRQTEPEPALNAKEQARAAKILAEDDRDSNA from the coding sequence ATGGTTCGCATGCTGTCTGTCCTGTTGCTGGTGCTCCTGAGCCCGTTGGCCCAGGCCGAGGTTGCCAATGTCTATGAGTTCGACACCGCCGAGCAGGAGCAGCGGTTCCAGGATCTGATCGTGGAGTTGCGCTGCCCCAAGTGCCAGAACCAGAACATTGCCGATTCCAACGCGCCCATCTCCAAGGACATGCGCGCCGAGGTGTACCGGCGCATGCGGGCCGGTGCCAGTAACGACGAGATCGTCGATGCCCTGGTTGCCCGCTTCGGTGAGTTCATCCTGTACAAACCCCAGGTCGAGAAACGCACCATCCTGCTCTGGGCCACCCCGGCCATCGCTGTCCTCGGCGGCTTGCTGGTGGTCGCCGGCGTGGTCCTGAGGGCCCGGCGTCGCCAGACCGAGCCTGAACCAGCGCTCAACGCCAAGGAGCAGGCCCGGGCCGCGAAAATCCTTGCAGAGGATGATCGGGATTCCAACGCCTGA
- a CDS encoding heme lyase CcmF/NrfE family subunit: MYPELGQLALILSLLLAVLLSVVPLVGSIAGRDNLQAFARPLASGLFVFVALAFALLTQAFLTDDFSVAYVANNSNSMLPWYYKFSAVWGGHEGSLLLWILMLAGWTLAVAIFSRRLPAVMISQVLSVLGMVTVGFLLFIIITSNPFDRLLPNVPADGADLNPLLQDFGLIVHPPMLYMGYVGFSVAFAFAIAALMNGRLDAAWARWSRPWTTVAWAFLSLGIALGSWWAYYELGWGGWWFWDPVENASLLPWLSGTALMHSLAVTEKRGVFKSWTVLLAIVTFSLSLLGTFLVRSGVLTSVHAFASDPERGVFLLGLLAITVIASLTLYAVRAPVVHVRARYGTLSREIFLLLNNVLLVSATVLVAVGTLYPLVLDYLEMGKLSIGEPFFNLTFSPLAVATGLLLGAGIFSRWKKTDGGWLGRKLLWPLAVSLVGTAAILVGYGGFSLWAFVGVFAALWVTVATLWDLWDKSSSRKGRLHGLKRQSRSYYGMVLGHLGLAITMAGATIVSNYGIERDVRMEPGDVASVGNYQFAFREIGERQGANFTAQYGRFDVIRDGEIIAELYPEKRQYPVGMSVMTEADIDAGLFRDIFVAIGERITDNAWAIRLQYKPLVRWLWLGSVFMAAGGFLAIADRRYRIRERSRATAKTASPVTGSGESAGVVS; the protein is encoded by the coding sequence ATGTATCCGGAACTCGGACAGCTCGCACTGATTCTCTCGCTCCTGCTGGCAGTGCTCCTTTCCGTTGTGCCCCTGGTGGGTTCCATCGCCGGGCGTGACAACCTGCAGGCGTTTGCCAGACCCCTGGCTTCCGGTCTGTTTGTCTTCGTAGCGCTGGCCTTTGCGCTGCTGACCCAGGCCTTCCTGACCGACGACTTCTCCGTGGCCTACGTCGCCAACAACAGCAACAGCATGCTGCCCTGGTACTACAAGTTCAGCGCCGTCTGGGGCGGGCACGAGGGCTCGCTGCTGCTCTGGATCCTGATGCTGGCGGGCTGGACCCTGGCCGTTGCGATTTTCAGCCGGCGCCTGCCGGCGGTGATGATTTCCCAGGTCCTGTCGGTGCTGGGCATGGTGACCGTGGGCTTCCTGCTGTTCATCATCATTACCTCCAATCCGTTCGACCGCCTGCTGCCGAACGTGCCGGCCGACGGTGCCGACCTGAACCCGCTGCTGCAGGATTTCGGTCTGATCGTGCACCCACCGATGCTGTACATGGGCTATGTCGGCTTCTCGGTGGCGTTTGCCTTTGCCATCGCGGCCCTGATGAACGGGCGCCTGGATGCGGCCTGGGCCCGCTGGTCCCGGCCCTGGACCACCGTCGCCTGGGCCTTCCTGTCCCTGGGTATCGCCCTGGGTAGCTGGTGGGCCTATTACGAACTGGGCTGGGGCGGCTGGTGGTTCTGGGACCCGGTCGAGAACGCCTCGCTCCTGCCCTGGCTGTCCGGCACCGCGCTGATGCACTCGCTGGCGGTCACCGAGAAGCGCGGCGTGTTCAAGAGCTGGACCGTACTGCTGGCCATCGTCACTTTCTCCCTGAGCCTGCTGGGTACCTTCCTGGTGCGCTCCGGGGTGCTGACCTCGGTCCACGCCTTCGCCTCGGATCCTGAGCGGGGTGTGTTCCTGCTCGGCCTGCTGGCCATCACCGTGATTGCGAGCCTGACCCTGTACGCGGTGCGGGCACCGGTGGTGCACGTACGGGCCCGCTACGGCACCCTGTCCCGGGAAATATTCCTGTTGCTCAACAACGTGCTGCTGGTGTCGGCCACCGTGCTGGTCGCGGTCGGTACCCTGTACCCGCTGGTGCTCGATTACCTGGAGATGGGCAAGCTGTCCATCGGCGAGCCGTTCTTCAACCTGACCTTCAGTCCCCTGGCCGTCGCCACCGGCCTGTTGCTGGGCGCGGGCATCTTCTCCCGCTGGAAGAAAACCGACGGTGGCTGGCTCGGCCGCAAGCTGCTCTGGCCCCTGGCCGTGAGCCTGGTGGGCACGGCGGCCATCCTGGTCGGGTACGGCGGTTTCAGCCTCTGGGCCTTCGTCGGGGTCTTTGCCGCCCTCTGGGTGACCGTGGCCACCCTGTGGGACCTGTGGGACAAGTCCTCCTCCCGCAAGGGCCGGCTGCACGGACTCAAGCGCCAGTCCCGCAGCTACTACGGCATGGTGCTGGGGCACCTGGGCCTGGCCATCACCATGGCGGGCGCCACCATCGTGTCCAACTACGGCATCGAGCGGGACGTGCGCATGGAACCGGGCGACGTCGCCAGCGTGGGTAACTACCAGTTCGCGTTCCGGGAAATCGGCGAGCGCCAGGGCGCCAACTTTACCGCCCAGTACGGCCGTTTCGACGTCATCCGGGACGGCGAGATCATCGCCGAACTCTACCCGGAAAAACGCCAGTACCCGGTGGGCATGAGCGTGATGACCGAGGCGGACATCGATGCCGGGCTGTTCCGGGATATCTTCGTGGCGATCGGTGAGCGCATCACCGACAACGCCTGGGCCATCCGGCTGCAGTACAAGCCCCTGGTGCGCTGGTTGTGGCTGGGTTCGGTGTTCATGGCCGCCGGTGGTTTCCTGGCCATTGCCGACCGCCGCTATCGAATTCGTGAACGCAGTCGGGCCACGGCCAAGACTGCCAGTCCCGTCACTGGCTCGGGAGAGTCTGCAGGAGTGGTCTCGTGA